In a genomic window of Lagopus muta isolate bLagMut1 chromosome 2, bLagMut1 primary, whole genome shotgun sequence:
- the SIX3 gene encoding homeobox protein SIX3 — MVFRSPLELYPTHFFLPNFAADPHHRSLLLASGGSGSGSGCSPGAGGGGGSSRAPHEELSMFQLPTLNFSPEQVASVCETLEETGDIERLGRFLWSLPVAPGACEAINKHESILRARAVVAFHTGNFRDLYHILENHKFTKESHGKLQAMWLEAHYQEAEKLRGRPLGPVDKYRVRKKFPLPRTIWDGEQKTHCFKERTRSLLREWYLQDPYPNPSKKRELAQATGLTPTQVGNWFKNRRQRDRAAAAKNRLQHQAIGQSGMRSLAEPGCPTHSSAESPSTAASPTTSVSSLTERAETGTSILSVTSSDSECDV; from the exons ATGGTGTTCAGGTCCCCGCTAGAGCTCTATCCCACCCATTTCTTCCTGCCCAACTTCGCCGCCGACCCGCACCACCGCTCCCTTCTTCTCGCCAGCGGCGGCAGCGGCAGCGGCTCGGGCTGCAGCcccggggccggcggcggcggcggcagctcCCGGGCGCCCCACGAAGAGTTGTCAATGTTTCAGCTGCCCACGCTCAACTTCTCCCCGGAGCAAGTAGCCAGCGTCTGCGAGACGCTGGAGGAGACCGGAGACATAGAGAGGCTGGGGAGGTTCCTCTGGTCGCTGCCGGTGGCGCCGGGGGCATGCGAGGCCATCAACAAGCACGAGTCCATCCTGCGCGCCCGGGCGGTAGTGGCCTTCCACACGGGCAACTTCCGCGACCTCTACCACATCCTGGAGAACCACAAATTCACCAAGGAGTCGCACGGCAAGCTGCAGGCCATGTGGCTCGAAGCGCACTACCAGGAGGCCGAGAAGCTGCGGGGCCGCCCGCTGGGGCCGGTTGATAAATACAGGGTGAGGAAGAAGTTTCCACTGCCCAGGACCATTTGGGATGGCGAGCAGAAGACGCACTGCTTCAAGGAGAGGACTCGCAGCCTCCTGAGGGAGTGGTACCTGCAGGACCCTTACCCCAATCCGAGCAAGAAAAGGGAACTGGCTCAGGCCACGGGGCTCACCCCCACGCAAGTAGGCAACTGGTTCAAAAACCGAAGGCAAAGAGACAGAGCGGCGGCGGCTAAAAACAG GCTCCAGCACCAGGCGATAGGACAGAGCGGCATGCGGTCGCTGGCGGAGCCCGGCTGCCCGACGCACAGCTCGGCCGAGTCCCCGTCCACGGCGGCCAGCCCGACCACCAGCGTCTCCAGTTTGACAGAAAGAGCCGAGACGGGCACCTCCATCCTCTCGGTAACCTCCAGCGACTCGGAATGTGATGTATGA